One Oscillospiraceae bacterium genomic window, AATACTAAAATTATAAATAACTATAAAGGGGGAAATAGTAATGTTTGATAAAATTCCAACATGGATAAAAATAGTATTGGTAATTTGTTTTCCACCGCTTATCGTATTTTACATAATATTGTTGTTATTAAAACCAACATTTAAATACGCAGCTGATGAAAACAAACTTTTTACAAACCTTGTAAATAATCCAACTAAAGAAAATGCATCAGAGTATATTGAACTTATACACAATAAACCAAAAGTAACTTTTCTTCCCGATAATAATCCGAGTGCATGGGCTGTTTTAAGGGAAAAATGGCAGATTATAAATCATTCAGATAAAATCCCTACCGAAATGAAAAAGGAAATCTTTGAATATTTAGTAAGCCGCGGTCTTTATGTAAATAATTCAAAAATTGTGAATAATTATAAAGAGTCAAATGAATAATACGATGTAATATAAAAGCAGGATGATTTTTCACCCTGCTTTTATACTGTGTCAATTAGTATTTTCTTCTATGAATTTTCGCGTTGAATTTTTGATATAATGGTTGCTTTTTGTATAAAAATATATATTTCTTTTAATTTCTTCATCACTTAATTTATAGTAAATAATATTATTTTGTTCACCTGTTCTTTTCACAAGAGTATCACTTACAAATGAAATTCCTAACCCTGAAGTAGAAATATTATGTGCTGTTACTTGCTGGTCAATCTCAAAAACAACTTTTGGAGTAAAACCATGCCGTTTGCATAACAGCAGAGCCTTTTTACCTGTATCATTTTCCTTTTTTAAGAGAATAAATGGTTCATTTTCAAAAACATCCAAAGATACACACGGGAAATTTTTATTTAAATGTACATCATTTTTAATATCATCTATAGAAAGTTTGAATTTCTTAAGCTTCGAATTTATTTTATAATCCTTAGGTACAGCAAGTAATATTGTTTCTGAAATGTAAAAGTATGAAGTGATATTTTCGTTTGCTATAAAAACATTATCAATAAAAATATCAATTTCTCCGTCCAAAAGCATTGAAATTAAAGAGGTTGTTTTATCTTCATAGATGGTAAATTCAATAC contains:
- a CDS encoding LysR family transcriptional regulator → MIIITLKLYKVGMDMFSNKDYVLEVYNEKSFSKASQNLYVSQPSLSASIRRIELKIGAPIFNRTTKPITLTDIGKEYIEKALQIKKIENEFSNYINDSLNIVKGNIKIGGSNLFVSYILPPIIAKFNKTYPGIEFTIYEDKTTSLISMLLDGEIDIFIDNVFIANENITSYFYISETILLAVPKDYKINSKLKKFKLSIDDIKNDVHLNKNFPCVSLDVFENEPFILLKKENDTGKKALLLCKRHGFTPKVVFEIDQQVTAHNISTSGLGISFVSDTLVKRTGEQNNIIYYKLSDEEIKRNIYFYTKSNHYIKNSTRKFIEENTN